A single genomic interval of Myxocyprinus asiaticus isolate MX2 ecotype Aquarium Trade chromosome 19, UBuf_Myxa_2, whole genome shotgun sequence harbors:
- the LOC127409967 gene encoding adhesion G protein-coupled receptor E1-like, whose translation MRLLDMFLANYLRNLIPNISLPLALSNNVNITDIDITTVCGLNGTQYECICEEQHVWTNDTCKAYQVCDKIVGDTCGCIQALPSEGQLCQRDINECEDALSVCGQYSNCTNIIGSHMCSCWSGFTASNKDSPVSRNNSCQDIDECLVSPSVCGPNSICTNVLGFYNCSCLDGFTATNTNLTNSISVTCRDVDECGDKLAFCGPNSICTNTIGSYNCSCSSGFTVINRSQPVSNSNPCNVSLPLSEYLIEIQINTMNSSIIDQLRTLLMSFNLPYTISDSTNITEINITTGVYSVSALCCIVKIKLYLSSILP comes from the exons ATGAGATTGTTGGACATGTTCCTGGCGAATTACTTACGAAATCTCATCCCAAATATCAGTCTGCCTCTTGCTTTGAGCAACAACGTAAATATCACAGATATCGACATAACTACTG TTTGTGGATTAAATGGAACACAATATGAGTGCATATGTGAGGAGCAGCATGTCTGGACCAATGACACCTGCAAGGCATATCAGGTGTGTGATAAGATTGTTGGAGACACTTGTGGATGTATTCAGGCTCTTCCTTCAGAGGGTCAGCTTTGCCAGAGAG ATATCAATGAATGTGAAGATGCTTTGTCAGTGTGTGGCCAGTACTCAAATTGTACTAACATCATTGGGAGCCACATGTGTTCATGCTGGAGTGGATTTACTGCCTCCAATAAAGACAGTCCAGTGAGCCGCAACAACTCATGTCAGG atatagATGAATGTCTGGTCAGTCCATCTGTATGTGGTCCAAATTCCATCTGTACTAATGTATTGGGATTTTACAATTGCTCATGCTTGGATGGATTCACTGCAACAAACACAAATCTCACTAACAGCATCAGTGTCACATGTAGAG ATGTCGATGAATGTGGTGATAAATTAGCATTCTGTGGTCCAAACTCAATCTGTACCAATACAATCGGGAGTTACAACTGTTCCTGCTCGAGTGGTTTTACTGTTATAAATAGGAGTCAACCAGTCAGTAACAGTAACCCATGCAATG TGTCTCTACCTTTGAGTGAATATCTGATTGAAATTCAGATAAATACCATGAATAGTTCCATCATTGATCAGCTGAGGACCCTTCTAATGTCTTTCAATTTACCCTACACAATCAGTGACAGCACTAACATTACAGAAATCAACATAACTACTGGTGTTTATTCTGTCTCTGCTTTATGTTGCATAGTTAAGATTAAGCTTTATCTGTCATCAATACTGCCCTAA